Proteins encoded by one window of Salvia splendens isolate huo1 chromosome 14, SspV2, whole genome shotgun sequence:
- the LOC121763219 gene encoding heterogeneous nuclear ribonucleoprotein 1-like, with amino-acid sequence MDDSEQNKLFVGGISWDTTDDALKAHFGQYGAVLGSVIARDRISGNPRGFAFVTFSDSSAVDHALQDSHQILSRTVEVKRAIPRSEQQSQQQNYRGVSRNNSRTNSRSNVQFRTKKIFVGGLSANLTEEEFRRYFEKFGRITDVVVMHDNLTHRPRGFGFITFDSEDSVEEVMQKSFHELTGKLVEVKRAVPKDGIGSSNIGYNGRLGDGRSPTSFNSYQQGNYVPLNTRYGYFPGYGNVAGYPYGAGMYGGGYPSGGYGGVSYGLTPIAPRSPWNPAMVGVRGGFLPYGSAAPVYPSYVNGGPGVMGLSMNGYGGILGGDAQHSTESTPSQTGINNVDANSFGSGRGFGGAASKQSHRVSDKSYQGANSS; translated from the exons ATGGACGATTCGGAGCAGAATAAGCTGTTTGTCGGGGGCATTTCGTGGGACACGACGGACGATGCCCTCAAGGCCCATTTCGGCCAGTACGGCGCCGTTTTGGGCTCCGTGATTGCTCGGGATCGGATTTCTGGTAACCCCAGGGGCTTCGCCTTCGTCACCTTCTCGGATTCTTCCGCCGTCGACCACGCTCTTCAGGATTCCCATCAAATTCTTAGCAGAACG GTGGAAGTGAAGAGGGCCATTCCCAGGAGCGAACAACAAAGTCAACAACAGAACTATAGGGGAGTGAGTAGGAATAACAGTAGGACTAACAGTAGGAGCAACGTGCAGTTTAGGACGAAGAAGATTTTCGTAGGGGGTTTGTCGGCTAACTTGACTGAGGAAGAATTCAGAAGATACTTTGAGAAGTTTGGTAGGATTACCGATGTAGTTGTGATGCATGACAATCTGACTCATAGGCCGAGGGGATTTGGTTTTATTACCTTTGATTCAGAGGATTCGGTTGAGGAAGTTATGCAGAAGAGCTTCCATGAGTTGACTGGAAAGCTTGTCGAGGTTAAAAGAGCTGTTCCAAAGGATGGAATTGGCAGTAGTAACATTGGTTATAATGGAAGGTTAGGCGATGGAAGAAGCCCTACTAGCTTCAATTCTTATCAGCAGGGGAATTACGTGCCTCTAAATACTAGATATGGGTATTTCCCTGGATATGGTAATGTGGCTGGGTACCCATATGGAGCTGGGATGTATGGTGGTGGTTATCCCTCTGGAGGGTATGGTGGAGTTAGTTACGGACTCACTCCAATTGCCCCAAGGAGTCCTTGGAATCCAGCGATGGTTGGTGTCAGGGGAGGTTTCTTGCCCTATGGAAGTGCTGCTCCTGTGTATCCCTCCTACGTGAATGGCGGACCTGGAGTTATGGGACTGTCTATGAATGGATATGGTGGGATATTGGGTGGAGATGCACAACACTCGACTGAGTCAACACCCTCTCAGACTGGTATAAATAATGTAGATGCCAATTCTTTTGGTTCTGGTAGAGGTTTTGGAGGTGCAGCTAGCAAACAGAGTCATAGAGTTAGTGATAAGTCTTACCAAGGTGCTAACTCAAGCTGA
- the LOC121763787 gene encoding DNA-directed RNA polymerase I subunit 2-like yields MDASTGVKEEDKVGKAAGRPHLAEEKDYEALREIFRHHIDSFDHMLERGLDTMMQNVKPVEVLDPATKLKLRIWLSNPEIYAPQKERSSRAMMDPLYPFECRQAKLSYSGAFMADLNFQYGDGGVIRDKISLGQFPIMLKSKTCHLRAANTPKKLVSLKEEPSEMGGYFILNGLERVIRLVVLPKRNYPTSMVRNSFRERREGYTDKAVVIRCVREDQSAVSVKLYYLNSGSARLGFWIQGREYLLPVGIILKALTETSDHEIYVSLTSGYNEKYDRGKGSVGTQLIGERAKIILDELQHFSLYTRTQCIQHIGEHFQAVMMGLEKQSYSDVADAVLRDYIFVHLDDNIDKFNLLILMLQKLFSLVDQTSVPDNPDSLQHHEVLLPGHLITIYLKEKLQDWLLRAKRLLQDEVEKDNKNFELSSVTDARKVIDKSGPKQIGAAIENLLKTGRLNTQSGLDLQQRAGMTVMAERLNYLRFISHFRAVHRGAAFAGLRTTSVRKLLPESWGFMCPVHTPDGEPCGLLNHMTASCRLTSYYDSNGKVKDFLEIRKSISKVLVSIGMTPALPKLLLAGPPEVLPVLLDGRVVGSIASNIIEKAVSHMRRLKVSEDSAIPEDLEVGYVPLSMGGAYPGLYLFTSASRFVRPVQNLQILSEESKNIELIGPFEQVYMEISCPDGGNGGRKDVFPATHAEIHPTGILSVVGNLTPWSDHNQSPRNMYQCQMAKQTMGFSCQSLNARADQKLYHLQTPQTPIVRTKTYEKYNIDDCPLGTNAIVAVLAYSGYDMEDAMVLNKSSVDRGMFRGYIYQTETVDLGEDKFRADRSQRSFGRSNVDKSSHQFIDSDGLPFVGQKIGPGDPYCGVYNEITSTVSANKLKGSDHAYVDYVAVDTKNKKHLQKANIRFRHPRNPVIGDKFSSRHGQKGVCSQLWQDTDMPFSGTTGMRPDLIINPHAFPSRMTIAMLLESIAAKGGSLHGNFVDATPFSSSMKKPDGSESDSSLIDELGSQLVKRGFNHHGLEVLYSGVYGTELTCEIFIGPVYYQRLRHMVSDKFQVRSTGKIDQVTRQPIKGRKRGGGVRFGEMERDSLLAHGAAYLLHDRLHKSSDYHIADVCSLCGSILTTSLIQSDQKKVREMIGLRLPSKAPKKVTCVSCKTSKGMETVAMPYVFRYLAAELAGMNIKMTLELSN; encoded by the exons ATGGATGCGAGCACGGGAGTTAAAGAAGAAGACAAGGTCGGAAAGGCGGCAGGCCGGCCGCATCTGGCGGAGGAGAAGGACTATGAAGCTCTACGCGAGATTTTCCGCCACCATATCGACTCATTCGACCATATGCTAGAGCGCGGCCTCGATACCATGATGCAGAACGTCAAACCCGTCGAAGTCCTCGATCCTGCAACCAAGCTCAAGCTTAGAA TTTGGCTCTCTAATCCGGAAATATATGCACCTCAAAAGGAGCGATCTTCCAGAGCTATGATGGATCCATTATATCCTTTTGAG TGTAGGCAAGCAAAACTCTCGTATTCCGGGGCGTTCATGGCGGATTTGAATTTTCAGTACGGTGATGGAGGAGTCATAAGAGATAAAATTAGTCTTGGGCAGTTTCCTATCATGTTAAAG TCCAAAACCTGTCATCTTAGGGCAGCAAATACTCCTAAGAAATTGGTTTCACTCAAAGAAGAGCCTTCAGAAATGGGAGG ATACTTTATCCTGAATGGACTTGAGAGAGTTATTCGTCTTGTGGTACTCCCAAAGCGGAATTAC CCAACGAGCatggtgaggaattcttttcgTGAACGGCGCGAAGGTTATACAGATAAAGCAGTAGTCATAAG ATGTGTTAGAGAAGACCAGTCTGCCGTGTCAGTTAAACTATACTACCTTAATAGTGGGAGTGCAAGGCTTGGCTTCTG GATACAAGGGAGGGAGTATTTGCTTCCTGTTGGAATCATATTAAAG GCTCTGACAGAGACGAGTGATCATGAAATCTATGTGAGTTTAACATCCGGCTACAATGAAAAGTATGATCGAGGAAAGGGATCTGTTGGCACTCAACTCATTGGTGAAAGAGCAAAAATTATTTTGGATGAGCTTCAGCATTTCTCTCTCTATACTCGCACTCAGTGTATACAACATATTG GTGAGCATTTCCAGGCTGTTATGATGGGACTGGAAAAACAAAGCTACTCTGAT GTTGCTGATGCTGTGTTAAGAGATTACATATTTGTCCATCTAGATGACAATATTGACAAGTTCAATCTACTCAT TTTAATGCTGCAGAAATTGTTTTCTCTGGTAGACCAGACATCAGTACCGGACAATCCTGATTCTTTACAACATCATGAGGTTCTACTGCCTGGCCACCTTATAACTATTTATCTCAAG GAAAAATTACAAGACTGGTTACTGAGGGCAAAACGATTACTACAAGATGAAGTCGAAAAAGACAacaaaaattttgaattaagcaGTG TGACAGATGCTAGGAAAGTCATTGATAAAAGTGGTCCGAAACAAATTGGGGCAGCTATTGAAAATTTGCTGAAGACTGGAAGGTTAAACACACAATCAGGTCTAGATTTACAGCAG AGAGCTGGGATGACAGTTATGGCTGAGAGATTAAACTATCTGCGTTTCATATCACACTTTCGAGCTGTTCATCGAGGTGCTGCATTTGCTGGGCTTCGTACAACAAGTGTTCGGAAGTTGTTGCCTGA ATCTTGGGGCTTTATGTGTCCTGTTCACACACCCGATGGTGAGCCATGTGGGTTGCTCAATCATATGACTGCTTCTTGCC GGTTAACTTCATATTATGATTCAAACGGGAAAGTGAAAGACTTCCTAGAAATCCGGAAGTCAATATCAAAAGTTTTGGTAAGCATTGGAATGACTCCAGCATTGCCGAAGCTTCTGCTAGCTGGCCCTCCTGAAGTACTTCCTGTTCTTCTAGATGGTCGTGTAGTGGGTTCTATTGCTTCTAATATAATAGAAAAGGCTGTCTCCCATATGCGGAGATTAAAGGTGTCAGAAGATTCAGCG ATACCTGAAGATCTTGAGGTTGGTTATGTTCCTTTGAGCATGGGTGGAGCTTACCCTGGCTTATACCTGTTCACATCTGCATCTAGATTTGTTCGTCCAGTGCAGAATCTCCAAATACTTTCTGAAGAGAGCAAAAATATTGAGCTCATAGGGCCCTTTGAGCAG GTTTACATGGAAATAAGTTGTCCTGATGGAGGAAATGGGGGAAGGAAGGATGTTTTTCCTGCAACTCATGCTGAAATTCATCCAACTGGAATATTGAGTGTTGTGGGAAATCTGACCCCTTGGTCTGACCACAATCAGAGTCCTCGTAATATGTACCAGTGCCAG ATGGCAAAACAAACAATGGGGTTTTCTTGTCAATCTCTAAACGCTCGAGCTGATCAAAAGCTGTATCATCTTCAG ACCCCACAAACACCAATTGTGCGGACAAAGACATATGAAAAGTACAATATCGATGACTGTCCACTTGGAACTAATGCAATCGTAGCAGTTTTAGCATATTCTGG ATATGACATGGAGGATGCAATGGTGTTAAATAAGTCATCTGTGGATCGTGGCATGTTCCGTGGATACATATACCAG ACAGAAACAGTTGACTTGGGTGAAGATAAGTTCAGGGCAGATCGCTCCCAAAGATCATTCGGGAGGAGCAATGTGGATAAATCAAGTCATCAGTTTATTGACTCTGATGGTCTACCATTTGTTGGGCAG AAAATAGGTCCCGGCGATCCATACTGTGGCGTTTATAATGAAATTACAAGTACAGTATCAGCCAATAAGTTAAAAGGTTCGGATCACGCATATGTGGACTATGTTGCTGTTGAtacgaaaaacaaaaaacactTGCAAAAG GCAAACATTCGTTTTAGGCATCCGAGAAACCCAGTTATTGGTGATAAATTTAGCAGCAGGCACGGTCAAAAGGGTGTTTGCTCTCAGCTTTGGCAGGATACAGACATGCCTTTCTCTGGAACCACCGGAATGAGGCCAGATCTTATCATCAATCCTCACGCATTTCCTTCTCGGATGACAATTGCTATGCTCTTAGAATCAATTGCTGCTAAG GGAGGCTCCTTGCACGGAAATTTTGTGGATGCTACACCTTTTTCGAGCTCAATGAAGAAACCTGATGGGTCAGAATCTGACAGTTCACTAATAGATGAGCTTGGCTCGCAATTGGTTAAACGTGGATTTAATCACCACGGGTTGGAGGTACTGTACAGTGGTGTTTATGGGACGGAGCTGACATGCGAAATATTTATTGGGCCTGTATATTATCAGCGTCTCCGTCACATGGTTTCCGATAAATTTCAG GTTCGTTCCACAGGAAAAATTGACCAGGTGACAAGACAACCTATCAAAGGAAGGAAGCGTGGTGGTGGTGTGCGTTTTGGGGAAATGGAACGCGATTCCCTTCTAGCGCACGGTGCTGCATACCTGTTACACGACAGGCTCCACAAGAGTTCCGACTATCACATTGCTGACGTGTGCTCCCTCTGCGGAAGCATCCTGACGACATCACTAATCCAGTCGGATCAGAAAAAAGTGCGCGAAATGATAGGTTTGAGGCTGCCTAGCAAGGCACCAAAAAAGGTTACGTGTGTTTCGTGCAAGACTAGCAAGGGTATGGAGACCGTCGCCATGCCTTACGTATTCAGATATTTAGCTGCGGAATTGGCAGGCATGAACATCAAAATGACTCTTGAACTAAGTAACTGA
- the LOC121765654 gene encoding uncharacterized protein LOC121765654 has protein sequence MIKAGKLRRKECEGCNNLENFDTTTWIERPRKLIKTVRWIPPDTGWLKLNIKGVWNRAGAGAGGIFRDASSNIVRCFIRKVTAASALDAELQALSLSLEMVTGRGRKVWIESDSKEVISLIQLNKPGPAHLRHQTTFIQNKLKEVVAKYSHCYNVGNNAAEYAAKLGSPENGQQEFDRDTAPAMIKALVRMDQLNMPNFQFLRH, from the coding sequence ATGATCAAAGCAGGTAAACTGAGAAGGAAGGAGTGCGAAGGATGCAACAATCTAGAGAATTTTGATACAACCACTTGGATCGAGAGGCCAAGAAAGCTCATCAAAACAGTCAGATGGATTCCGCCGGACACGGGCTGGTTAAAGCTCAATATCAAGGGAGTGTGGAACCGGGCAGGTGCAGGGGCGGGAGGAATTTTCCGAGACGCCAGCAGCAACATTGTCCGATGCTTTATTCGGAAAGTGACAGCCGCGTCGGCTCTTGATGCGGAGCTGCAAGCACTTTCCCTCAGCCTTGAGATGGTTACAGGTAGGGGTAGAAAAGTGTGGATTGAATCGGACTCTAAAGAAGTGATCTCCTTAATTCAACTCAACAAACCCGGGCCGGCACATCTACGACATCAAACGACTTTCATCCAAAACAAATTGAAGGAGGTTGTTGCCAAGTATTCCCACTGCTATAACGTCGGAAACAATGCAGCGGAATATGCAGCGAAGCTAGGGAGTCCCGAGAATGGCCAGCAGGAATTTGACCGTGACACAGCCCCGGCGATGATCAAAGCGTTGGTAAGAATGGATCAACTCAACATGCCGAATTTCCAATTCCTAAGGCACTAG